The segment TTCAGGTAACATCCAGTTTACAATGAAGTAAGAAGCAATAACGGTTAAAATCATAGATGACCAGTTACCTAAGTTCAATGCATTTTGAACGTTCGATTTATCATCCTTAATAGTAACAAACCAGGTTCCAACGATAGAGAATAAAATACCTAAACCACATATAACCATTGGTAACAATATTGGCGACATACCACCAAAATTATCTTGCACAGTAATTTCCTGACCTAATACCATGGTAGCTAAAATAGTAGCCACATACGAACCAAATAAATCAGCACCCATACCCGCTACGTCACCTACGTTATCACCCACGTTATCAGCAATAGTTGCAGGGTTACGAACGTCATCTTCAGGAATACCAGCTTCAACTTTTCCTACTAAATCAGCTCCAACGTCAGCAGCTTTGGTATAAATACCACCACCAACACGGGCAAATAAAGCAATTGACTCAGCTCCCAAAGAAAAACCAGTTAATACCTCAATAGAAGTAATAACCGTATTGGCACCTAAGTCAGCAAATATTTTTAAGAAAACAATGAATAAACCACCTAGACCTAATACCGCTAAACCAGCAACACCTAAACCCATTACTGTTCCACCTGTAAATGAAACTTTTAAAGCTTGTTTTAAACTAGTACGGGCCGCTTGTGTAGTACGAACATTAGCTTTAGTAGCTACCTTCATACCAATATAACCGGCAGTTGCCGAAAAAACAGCACCTATTATAAATGCAATAGAAATAACCCAGCTTGAGTGGATTGCTTTTCCGTTCACTTCATGAATTGTTCCTGAATATGCCAACAAGGCAGCAGCAAAAACAACAAAAATACTCAATACCTTCCACTCCGCTTTTAAAAATGCCATGGCGCCATCGGCTATATAGCCTGCTAATTCTTGCATATTTTTGTCACCTGCATCCTGCTTGCTTACCCAAGCACTTTTAATGGCCATAACAATAAGGCCAACAATCCCCAGTGCGGGAACTAAGTAAATTACATTTTCCATTCTTTATATTATCTCTTTTTAAAAATCGTGCGAAAATAGGGTATAGGAACTAAAACACCAACTGCGATTTAAAAAGCTGTTTTAATGAGATAAAACCCATTATTTTTCACCTTTTAATAAAAATTGTTACCCTTTTGTGTTATAGTAATTAAAGAGGTAAATATTTAAGCCAGGTGAGCATAAAACAGACAGAAACATATAACCTAAAGCATTTATCAAAGCAGGATTTTATTGCTGAAATCTATAACAGGTATGGTAAAAAATTGTATGCTTATGCTATTCAAACATGGAACTTAGAAGAAGATAGTGCTTGGGATTTAATCTATAAAACACTTTATAAAGTAATCGATTCATATAACAATTATACATTTGATACCGAAGAAAAATTTGCCTCCTTTATATTTAAAATATTTATCAATTACCTAAGAAATCACTACAGGGATAATAAACACCTGGTTGATTTTTCAGTAACTGGCGATATAGCCGATGCCGAATTAATGAGCAATGCAGTTGAAAATGATAATTCAAACTCCATTAATTTAAAATTAAATCTGTTGAACGAAGAATTAACCAAGTTGGAAGACTGGCAACGAATGCTTTTACTGATGAGAAGCGAGGGCAAAACCTATGCTGAAATAGCTACCTATATGGATAAGCCCGAACACCAGTTAAAAGTTTACTACCAAAGACTAAAAGAAAAAATAAGCAAACGACTTTATGAGCACTTTTAATATACCTATAACAGACCAAGAGCTCCGAATGCTTCTAAAGAAAAATATTTTGGAAGGAAACATGGATGATGCTTTAATAAATGACCTTATAACTATGGAATCAAAAATGGTATTTGCAAATAGTTCCGTTATTGTTATACCCAATAACAAAGAACAAAACGTATTAAATAAATTAAACAAGAGCCTGACAAAAGGTGTTGGTTTCTGGTGGCCCATTGCAACCATTGCAGTTGTTTTAGCTCTATCACTTTTAGTATGGTTTAAATTTACTACGAGCAATCAATCAGCAGCAATGGCTGCAAACCAACCAAACAATGCTTATGAAAAAGACTATACACCCAATACCATTATCAATACAAGCGATAGTACATTGGTTGAAAAGCCAGAAAACGAAACTTTAAGACCAAAAGAAATAGATACAAATACACAAGTTACCGGGGAGAGAATAATTCAAAACATACCCTTATGGCCCAACTCATTTACAGCACCCTTAGATAGTATAAAAAGTAACAATATCGTTGATTATAAATCCCTTGCAGGCATAATAGTAAGCGAAAACAAGTTTACTGTAGATACACTGTTTAATGGCATAAAAAGTTTGTATATAAAAAGTAGTTATTGCAAAATAGATATTAAGCCAAACAATACAGAAACACTTTTATTAAAAGGCGAGATGGAATTTAAATCAAAAGGAATAGTTATAAATAAACCCCAATACCAAATTATTATTAAAAAAACCGATACCCTTTTACAAGTAACAATTGAAGGCGGTAAATCAAGTATAGTTTTAGGCGGAATGGTAGATATAACAGGTTTCTTAAATTTTGATGTGCCGCAAAACATTAACGTAAAAATAGACAATACCAGCTCAGATATACTGCTGACCAAATTAAAAGGACAAATGAAAATAAATAACGATTATGGAAATGTACAAGCTACAGATATGCAATCAAACATGATACTTAAAGTACAGTCAGGCAATACCATTTTAAAAGCAATAGAAGGCAATATTACTACCGACTGTAATTATGGCAATCAAACATTAACCAATATAAAAGGCCATGTAAGTATGAAAAACAATTCAAGCGATATTGCATTGGCTAATATAAAAGGTAACACCTTAATCAGTTCCAGCTATGGCAATATTCATATTGATAGTTTAACAGGAAAATTAAAAATAAAACTCGCATCAGGTAATATAACCACCAGTCATATAAATGGCGATTCAGTTGATATAAACAACAGCTATGGCAATATTGTATTAAGCCATGTAGAGGCGGCTGTTAAAGCCAATAATATTTCAGGCAATACTCATTTTAACTATGTAAAAGGAAACGTAAAATTAAGTTCATCATATGGTAAACAAAAATTAGCAAACATAACAGGCAGTATTATCAGTAAAGGTGTTTCAACCGAAGTAGAACTGGAGAAAATAGAAGGCGATTTAAACATAACTACCAGTTATGGTGATATAACAGCCAGTAACTGTAAAGGAGCAGTAGCCATGAATGTAACAAGTGGCAACATTTCAGGAAAAAACATAACACTTACCAATAATATGTTATTGAATAACACCTATGGTAATATAAAAATGCAACTTACCAATACAGACAGTGACTTGAGTTACGATTTAGTAAATAGCTATGGTACTATAAAATTAGCCAAAGGTGATAATAATATTAAGAAAACAGATGGCTCATTAAAGATAACAAAAGGAGCTATACAAATAAAAGCAGTTACCACCTCAGGTAACCAATTGTTTGAATAACTGTTATACCAGTTCAGTAAATAATTTACTTAATAAAGGTTCTGCTTTATTGGCCGCAGCAATAATTTTTTCTAAGCTAACAGGCTTTAAAGTTTCAGGAAATCCTAAGTCAGTTATAACCGAAATAGTACAAACAGGTATACGCATTTGAACAGCAACCAATACCTCTGGTACTGTGCTCATACCAACAGCATCGGCACCCAGTATACTTAACATTTTATATTCCGCTTTGGTTTCCAATGCAGGCCCTTGCACTGCAGCATAACAGCCTTCGTGCAGTATAAAATTATTTTGTAGTGCAATGGCTTTTGCTTTTTCGCGCAATGCTATATTATAAGGTTCACACATATCAGGAAACCTGTCGCCAAATTCTCTATAGTGTTTTCCTCTCAGTGGCGATTCCGGAAGCAAATTAATATGGTCGTTTAATACCATTAATTCACTCACTTTAAAATTCCTGTTCAATCCTCCAGCAGCATTACTTATCAATAATTTTTCAATGCCTAAAAATTTTAAAACCCTTACCGGAAAAGTAACCTCTTGCATGCTGTAACCTTCGTAGTAATGGAAACGACCCTGCATAATTACAACAGGTTGTTTATTTAAATAACCCAATATCAATTTACCCTTATGGCTTTCAACAGTGCTTACCGGAAAGTGCGGAATATCTTCGTAATTGATAGTATCTATTACTTCGCAATCATTTACCAAAGCACCCAAGCCCGTCCCCAGAATAATACCTGTTAAAGGTTTTATTTGCGTATGCTCAAGTATATAATTAGTAGCTTCTTTTATTTTGTTCAACATAGTTTAAAATGTATTGATTAAATGCGCTTTTATCGCTTTCGAAAAAATCAACTTGTAAAGGCAAGTAGTAAATAGGGTATTGTTGCAGGAGCGTTTTAAATGCATCCGTTTGCAGTCGCATGGCATCCTTTTCAGTACTGATAATTATTTTATTGGTTGAAGCACGTTTGTCAAATTCAGCTAATAGCTGTGTAATTTCTTCCGTTGTAAAATCATGGTGGTCGCCAAACTGCCATGCATCCATTACCGAATGGGCATTTTTTTCTAAATAATCTTCAAAACTTTGTGCTTTGGCTATACCGCTAAAAAGCAATAAGTCCGTTTCTTTAAGTTCATCAATGGTTTTAATAGAGCCATCAAAATAATGAACCAATGAATCATATTTTTGGTAAGAGAAAAATACCCGTTGTTTAGCCAATGGTTTTATTTGGGCAATAATTTTTTCCTTTTCCAAAACGGTTAAATCAGCGGGACATTTAGTAACAACAATTAAATCAGCCCTTTTATAACCAGCCCTGTATTCACGCAAAGTGCCTGCGGGAGTAAGGTAATCGTTAAAAAATAAGTTGTTATAATCAGTCAGTAAAATATTAAGGCCTGCTTTTATAGCCCTGTGCTGAAATGCATCGTCCAATAAAATAACATCCGTTTCAGGTGCATCAAACAATAAATTAGGCACACCAATTACCCTGTTTTCGCTAACCGCTAAATCAATTTCGGTTTTAAATTTTTGTTTTATTTGAGTAGGTTCATCACCAATTTCAAAAGCAGTAGACTCATTGGTAGCAAAAAAATAGCCTGAAGTTTTACGTTTATAGCCCCGGCTAAGTATAGCTACTTTGTATTGTTGTTTTAATAATCTAATTAAATATTCAATATGAGGTGTTTTGCCCGTTCCGCCAAAAGCTAAATTCCCAATATTAATAATAGGAAGCTCAAATGAAGTTTCACGTAGTAGATTTTTATCGTAACAAGTATTCCGCAAAAATAAAATACAAGCATATATAAAAGCAAAAGGCGCAGCTAAAATTCTAAAAACTAAAATCATATTAGGTTTCGATATTAGTTAAAATTGATAATAGATAAAAATAAGATAGGGTTATCAATGTGACTAAGCACTTATTGCAAAATACAAGATACCCCTTTTAGCAAGAAGTTCTGTTTTCTAATCAGAATAAATTTCCTTTATTGCGCCCGTGAAAGTTTTAATAATTGATGATGTAGATAGCTTATTAATAGATGGTTTAGAAAAAATCGGGTATTCCGTAACTTACAATCCAACTATTACCAGAGCCGGAATAATTCAGTCAATAACACCATACCAAGTTTTAGTAGTACGCACTAAAACCCAAATAGATAAAGAAATAATAGAGGCAGCTACCAGTTTAAAAGTAATTGCCAGGGCAGGTAGCGGACTCGATAATGTAGATGTAGATTTTGCGCAACAAAAAGGTATTCAGTGTTTTAATGCAGGCGAAGCCAATGCCGATGCTGTTGGTGAACATACTTTAGGTATGTTACTCAGCTTATTAAGGAATTTAGCCAAGGCCGATTTTGAGGTAAGAAACAAAATTTGGGACAGAGAGGGTAACAGAGGGTTTGAGTTAAATGGAAAAACCATTGGCATAATAGGATTTGGAAATACTGGAAAAGCACTCGCTAAAAAATTAGCCGGATTTGATGTAAAAGTGCTCGCTTACGATAAATATTTGACCAATTATTCAAATAAATATGCCAACGAAGCAACGTTAGCCCAAATTTTTGAAGAAGCAGATATTGTATCGCTACACATTCCACTGACTTTTGAGACCAAAAATTGGGTAAACGGCAAATTTTTAAAACAATTCAAAAAAAATATTTACCTTCTAAATATGTGCCGTGGAGAGGTGCTCAATATGCCCGAAACAATTGATTTAATGGGAAGTCGTAAGATACTGGGACTCTGCTTGGATGTTTTGGAAAATGAAAAATTGGCGACCCTAAGCAACCAGCAGCAAAAAGATTTTGACTACCTTATAAACAATAAAAAAGTACTTTTATCACCGCATATTGCCGGTTGGACTTTTGAGAGCTATGTGAAAATTGCGCAAACCCTACTCTTAAAATTAACTAACTTAAAATAAGCACTATAAAATTACTTGAGTGGCTAAATGAGGTGATGTTTGATTTATTAAGGAAAACCCATTTAATTTACCGCTCTTAAAACTAATCCAATTACTAATTTGTAACAAACATTTACATGAAAAGGATATATTTATTATTAGTAGCCATATTTGGCTTGTCAGCCCTTGCTAGTGCTCAATCTAACTTGGGTGTGCTGGAAGGAAAAGTTATTGATGAAACCACCAAAAAGCCAATAGAATATGCTGCCGTTACACTTGAAGGTGGGGGGGTAAAAAAACAAAAATACACCGATAAAGACGGAGAATTTGAGTTTACAGCCATACCTGCAGGTTCTTATT is part of the Bacteroidota bacterium genome and harbors:
- a CDS encoding sigma-70 family RNA polymerase sigma factor, which produces MSIKQTETYNLKHLSKQDFIAEIYNRYGKKLYAYAIQTWNLEEDSAWDLIYKTLYKVIDSYNNYTFDTEEKFASFIFKIFINYLRNHYRDNKHLVDFSVTGDIADAELMSNAVENDNSNSINLKLNLLNEELTKLEDWQRMLLLMRSEGKTYAEIATYMDKPEHQLKVYYQRLKEKISKRLYEHF
- a CDS encoding DUF4097 family beta strand repeat-containing protein, with protein sequence MSTFNIPITDQELRMLLKKNILEGNMDDALINDLITMESKMVFANSSVIVIPNNKEQNVLNKLNKSLTKGVGFWWPIATIAVVLALSLLVWFKFTTSNQSAAMAANQPNNAYEKDYTPNTIINTSDSTLVEKPENETLRPKEIDTNTQVTGERIIQNIPLWPNSFTAPLDSIKSNNIVDYKSLAGIIVSENKFTVDTLFNGIKSLYIKSSYCKIDIKPNNTETLLLKGEMEFKSKGIVINKPQYQIIIKKTDTLLQVTIEGGKSSIVLGGMVDITGFLNFDVPQNINVKIDNTSSDILLTKLKGQMKINNDYGNVQATDMQSNMILKVQSGNTILKAIEGNITTDCNYGNQTLTNIKGHVSMKNNSSDIALANIKGNTLISSSYGNIHIDSLTGKLKIKLASGNITTSHINGDSVDINNSYGNIVLSHVEAAVKANNISGNTHFNYVKGNVKLSSSYGKQKLANITGSIISKGVSTEVELEKIEGDLNITTSYGDITASNCKGAVAMNVTSGNISGKNITLTNNMLLNNTYGNIKMQLTNTDSDLSYDLVNSYGTIKLAKGDNNIKKTDGSLKITKGAIQIKAVTTSGNQLFE
- a CDS encoding purine-nucleoside phosphorylase; amino-acid sequence: MLNKIKEATNYILEHTQIKPLTGIILGTGLGALVNDCEVIDTINYEDIPHFPVSTVESHKGKLILGYLNKQPVVIMQGRFHYYEGYSMQEVTFPVRVLKFLGIEKLLISNAAGGLNRNFKVSELMVLNDHINLLPESPLRGKHYREFGDRFPDMCEPYNIALREKAKAIALQNNFILHEGCYAAVQGPALETKAEYKMLSILGADAVGMSTVPEVLVAVQMRIPVCTISVITDLGFPETLKPVSLEKIIAAANKAEPLLSKLFTELV
- the lpxK gene encoding tetraacyldisaccharide 4'-kinase encodes the protein MILVFRILAAPFAFIYACILFLRNTCYDKNLLRETSFELPIINIGNLAFGGTGKTPHIEYLIRLLKQQYKVAILSRGYKRKTSGYFFATNESTAFEIGDEPTQIKQKFKTEIDLAVSENRVIGVPNLLFDAPETDVILLDDAFQHRAIKAGLNILLTDYNNLFFNDYLTPAGTLREYRAGYKRADLIVVTKCPADLTVLEKEKIIAQIKPLAKQRVFFSYQKYDSLVHYFDGSIKTIDELKETDLLLFSGIAKAQSFEDYLEKNAHSVMDAWQFGDHHDFTTEEITQLLAEFDKRASTNKIIISTEKDAMRLQTDAFKTLLQQYPIYYLPLQVDFFESDKSAFNQYILNYVEQNKRSY
- a CDS encoding NAD(P)-dependent oxidoreductase — protein: MKVLIIDDVDSLLIDGLEKIGYSVTYNPTITRAGIIQSITPYQVLVVRTKTQIDKEIIEAATSLKVIARAGSGLDNVDVDFAQQKGIQCFNAGEANADAVGEHTLGMLLSLLRNLAKADFEVRNKIWDREGNRGFELNGKTIGIIGFGNTGKALAKKLAGFDVKVLAYDKYLTNYSNKYANEATLAQIFEEADIVSLHIPLTFETKNWVNGKFLKQFKKNIYLLNMCRGEVLNMPETIDLMGSRKILGLCLDVLENEKLATLSNQQQKDFDYLINNKKVLLSPHIAGWTFESYVKIAQTLLLKLTNLK